A region from the Streptobacillus canis genome encodes:
- the rplD gene encoding 50S ribosomal protein L4 encodes MSDFNLKVYNLNGEEKGTATVSAEIFGLEPNKYVMHEVLTAELAASRAGTASTKTRGEVSGGGRKPFRQKGTGRARQGSTRAPHMVGGGVVHGPKPRNYEKKVNKKVRKLALKSALAVRIQNGDVIVLEDYMLDTPKTKTFVNFTEKVNMVEDKKLFIVNDYLEDADWNLYLSVRNIEKTEILDPRELSVYALLKYNKVVITKEALATIEEVLG; translated from the coding sequence ATGTCAGATTTTAATTTAAAAGTATATAATTTAAATGGTGAAGAAAAAGGGACAGCAACTGTTAGTGCTGAAATCTTTGGATTAGAACCTAATAAATATGTAATGCATGAAGTATTAACAGCAGAACTTGCAGCATCACGTGCAGGAACTGCATCAACAAAAACAAGAGGAGAAGTATCTGGAGGAGGAAGAAAACCTTTCAGACAAAAAGGAACAGGACGTGCTAGACAAGGATCAACAAGAGCACCTCACATGGTAGGTGGAGGAGTTGTCCACGGACCTAAACCAAGAAATTATGAGAAAAAAGTTAACAAAAAAGTTAGAAAGTTAGCTTTAAAATCAGCATTAGCTGTTAGAATTCAAAATGGAGATGTAATTGTATTAGAAGACTATATGTTAGATACTCCTAAAACAAAAACATTTGTTAATTTTACAGAAAAAGTTAATATGGTAGAAGATAAAAAATTATTTATAGTTAACGATTATTTAGAAGATGCTGATTGGAATTTATACTTATCAGTTAGAAATATCGAAAAAACTGAAATATTAGACCCAAGAGAGTTATCAGTATATGCTTTATTAAAATACAATAAAGTAGTTATTACTAAAGAAGCTCTTGCAACTATCGAGGAGGTGCTTGGATAA
- the rplW gene encoding 50S ribosomal protein L23, translating to MTIFDVIKKPVLNTEKARILLNSNEYVFIVDRRANKLQIKEAVEKLFNVKVASVNTINMKPTTAIARMTVYKTPAYKKAIVKLVNGETIKAYEV from the coding sequence ATGACAATTTTTGACGTAATCAAAAAACCTGTATTAAATACAGAAAAAGCAAGAATTTTATTAAATTCAAATGAATATGTATTTATAGTAGATAGAAGAGCTAATAAATTACAAATAAAAGAAGCGGTTGAAAAATTATTCAATGTTAAAGTTGCAAGTGTTAATACTATTAACATGAAACCAACAACAGCTATAGCTAGAATGACTGTTTACAAAACACCTGCTTACAAAAAAGCGATTGTTAAATTAGTAAATGGTGAAACAATTAAAGCATACGAAGTGTAA
- a CDS encoding SDR family NAD(P)-dependent oxidoreductase, whose translation MKFTDKTCIVTGGANGIGLETVKGMVSGGAKVIILDINESAAQKAIKELGEDKVFFQYLDLSKQDDIRRVFNELIQKFGKIDVLVNCAGIISSKKFDDLDDAEFNKVVSINLNANFTTISSIFEHFKENGGGRIVNVSSVAAKLGGGLLGTAAYASSKAGLNGLTKAVAKEGGKYGIACNCVCPSYTETEMTNALKEDKEKENKVISMIPLGRKAQPREIAQMILFFASDLASFVTGEIGDVDGGITLDG comes from the coding sequence ATGAAATTTACAGATAAAACTTGTATAGTAACAGGTGGAGCAAATGGAATAGGATTAGAAACTGTAAAAGGTATGGTTTCTGGGGGAGCTAAAGTTATTATATTAGATATAAATGAAAGTGCAGCTCAAAAAGCCATTAAAGAATTAGGAGAAGATAAAGTATTTTTTCAATATTTAGATCTTTCAAAGCAAGATGATATTAGAAGAGTATTTAATGAATTAATTCAAAAATTTGGTAAAATAGATGTATTAGTTAACTGTGCTGGAATAATAAGTAGTAAAAAATTTGATGATTTAGATGATGCTGAGTTTAATAAGGTGGTAAGTATTAATCTAAATGCTAACTTCACAACAATTTCATCGATTTTTGAACATTTTAAAGAAAATGGTGGTGGAAGAATAGTTAACGTATCTTCAGTTGCAGCAAAATTAGGTGGAGGACTTTTAGGGACAGCAGCATATGCTTCATCAAAAGCTGGATTAAACGGATTAACTAAAGCAGTAGCAAAAGAAGGAGGAAAATACGGTATAGCATGTAACTGTGTTTGTCCTTCATATACGGAAACTGAAATGACTAATGCTCTAAAAGAAGATAAAGAAAAAGAAAATAAAGTAATATCAATGATACCACTTGGAAGAAAGGCGCAACCAAGAGAAATTGCACAAATGATATTATTCTTTGCTTCTGATTTAGCAAGCTTTGTTACAGGAGAAATAGGAGATGTTGATGGGGGGATAACTTTAGATGGCTGA